Proteins encoded by one window of Nicotiana tabacum cultivar K326 chromosome 10, ASM71507v2, whole genome shotgun sequence:
- the LOC107831626 gene encoding formiminotransferase cyclodeaminase-like protein: MLKLMLACGKVYISESRNRAALESIEKAAKLFPEAPIVNKFEDEIYNRVGYTLVSKLSPNPSTESCPLKNASFEMVKAAFETIDLQQHCGTHPRLGVVDHICFHPLAITSLELVASTAKSLAFEVGSNLQVPTYLYGAAHQEGRSLDSIRRELGYFRPDSNENQWAGGPKSQTLQLKPDEGPARAIQATGVVTIGATRWVDNYNIPVFTNDISIVRKIAKRVSGRGGGLPSVQSMALTHGGGTIEVACNLLEPARIGGDQVQLEVERLAREEGIAVGKGYYTDFSEEKIIESYLKLVQHSD, translated from the exons ATGCTAAAATTAATGTTGGCTTGCGGTAAAGTGTACATATCAGAAAGCAGAAACAGGGCAGCTCTTGAATCAATTGAAAAAGCTGCCAAGTTATTTCCAGAGGCTCCCATTGTTAACAAATTTGAAGATGAGATTTACAACAGAGTTGGTTACACCCTTGTCTCCAAATTATCTCCCAATCCCTCAACTGAATCTTGTCCCTTAAAAAATGCTTCATTTGAAATGGTCAAAGCTGCATTTGAGACAATTGATCTTCAACAACATTGTGGAACTCATCCTAGGCTTGGTGTTGTTGACCATATTTGTTTTCACCCCTTAGCTATCACTTCTTTGGAGTTAGTTGCTTCCACTGCTAAATCTTTGGCATTTGAAGTTGGTTCTAATCTTCAAg TCCCGACCTACTTATACGGAGCAGCACATCAAGAGGGAAGGTCACTTGATTCAATCAGACGGGAGTTGGGATATTTTCGTCCTGATTCAAACGAAAACCAGTGGGCTGGTGGGCCAAAATCGCAGACCTTGCAACTAAAGCCAGATGAGGGTCCTGCTCGAGCAATCCAAGCAACAGGTGTTGTTACAATTGGAGCTACCAGATGGGTTGACAACTATAACATTCCCGTTTTCACCAATGACATATCCATTGTTCGTAAAATTGCAAAGAGAGTCAGTGGAAGAGGAGGTGGACTTCCGTCAGTGCAATCCATGGCACTAACTCACGGAGGTGGCACAATTGAGGTTGCTTGCAACTTACTGGAACCAGCTAGGATTGGTGGCGACCAAGTACAGCTTGAAGTTGAGCGGCTTGCTAGGGAAGAGGGTATTGCTGTCGGAAAGGGATATTATACAGATTTCTCAGAAGAAAAAATAATTGAAAGCTACTTGAAACTAGTTCAACATTCTGACTAG